A genomic window from Misgurnus anguillicaudatus unplaced genomic scaffold, ASM2758022v2 HiC_scaffold_29, whole genome shotgun sequence includes:
- the LOC141362911 gene encoding erythroblast NAD(P)(+)--arginine ADP-ribosyltransferase-like gives MAENSIDDRYDGCTERMANLVSSRFLHIEWLCTEGFYKAWVDAEKQINGSKDNLTVNHLTAILVYTQPLVADIHIKFNNDVMTGKQKYRADTYKWYSLHFLLTDAIQILKKTQNNCTTTYRGTHDMFNENVLYKEIRFGRFTSSSLLRSEAVWFGSESCFEIQTCHGANITKYSSKPNEKEVLIPPYEKFNVTAIRKRGEKYEWCKTVFVLNSTGIRSDLNCAVASIESQKCPRRSPLRHTPYYNPANYRPLGTRPGRIQPARKFYNKNMRCKRKYFPQYLRRNKGWSGTRFLGTP, from the coding sequence ATGGCAGAGAATTCCATTGATGACCGGTATGATGGCTGTACAGAGAGGATGGCAAACCTGGTGTCAAGCAGATTCTTACACATAGAATGGCTTTGTACAGAAGGTTTTTATAAAGCTTGGGTAGATGCAGAAAAACAAATCAATGGATCAAAAGATAACTTGACAGTAAATCATTTAACTGCTATTTTGGTGTACACTCAGCCTTTAGTAGCTgatatacatattaaattcaATAACGATGTTATGACTggtaaacaaaaatacagagcCGATACATACAAATGGTATTCACTTCACTTTTTGTTGACAGACGCAATTCAGATTCTtaagaaaacacaaaataattgtACTACTACTTATCGTGGTACCCATGATATGTTTAATGAGAATGTTCTGTACAAAGAGATTCGTTTTGGCAGGTTTACATCCTCCTCTCTGCTTCGTAGTGAAGCAGTCTGGTTTGGATCTGAGTCTTGTTTTGAAATCCAGACTTGTCATGGTGCTAATATTACAAAATACTCCTCTAAACCAAATGAGAAAGAGGTGCTGATTCCCCCGTATGAGAAGTTTAACGTCACCGCTATCAGgaagagaggtgagaagtatgaGTGGTGTAAGACTGTGTTTGTGTTGAATAGCACTGGAATAAGAAGTGACTTAAATTGTGCAGTGGCATCAATTGAGTCCCAGAAATGTCCCAGACGTTCACCTCTCCGGCACACCCCCTATTACAACCCAGCAAACTACCGGCCTCTAGGCACAAGGCCTGGCAGAATCCAGCCTGCAAGGaagttttataataaaaatatgcgTTGTAAAAGAAAATACTTTCCTCAATACTTAAGAAGGAATAAGGGCTGGAGTGGGACTCGTTTTCTTGGAACCCCCTAA